The Luteolibacter rhizosphaerae genome window below encodes:
- a CDS encoding NAD(P)/FAD-dependent oxidoreductase, whose translation MSSDTSAPDSSRSTRRKMLKQVVCLTAASSMAPCSLATEQDGEIQADLVVIGGGPAGMQAALVAARARRQVLLIDGGTPRNAAAPALHTFVSRDGILPADFRRLGLAELLRYPTFRFGRGLVEAIKGEAGAFQLKLSGGKKVRARYVILALGLVDTLPDIPGLKENWGKGVHHCVFCDGYEQRDRAWGLLVKDLSALEHAPLFRGWTADLTVFTQGLPVPEADLARLGEQGVRVESRPIREIRGGSGDHRLAGLLLEDGTELPIETFWVAPDQRQPPLVESLGLDLREDGAVQRSETCETSKPGIFAAGDLSAGRMQQAILAAADGSRAAFSIIRELMVRSRA comes from the coding sequence ATGTCTTCCGATACTTCTGCCCCGGACTCTTCAAGATCGACCCGTCGCAAGATGCTCAAACAGGTGGTTTGCCTCACCGCCGCCTCTTCCATGGCTCCCTGCTCATTGGCGACAGAGCAGGATGGGGAGATCCAAGCCGATCTGGTTGTGATAGGCGGCGGTCCCGCGGGGATGCAGGCCGCGCTGGTAGCGGCCCGAGCCCGTCGCCAGGTGCTTCTGATCGATGGCGGTACGCCCCGGAACGCCGCCGCTCCCGCGCTCCACACCTTCGTGAGTCGGGATGGCATTCTTCCCGCGGACTTTCGCCGCTTGGGTCTGGCGGAGCTCCTTCGCTATCCGACCTTCCGTTTCGGCCGGGGCTTGGTGGAGGCGATCAAGGGCGAGGCCGGAGCCTTCCAGCTCAAGCTCTCCGGAGGGAAGAAGGTCCGCGCCCGCTATGTGATCCTGGCCTTGGGCTTGGTCGATACCTTGCCGGACATCCCGGGGCTCAAGGAGAACTGGGGCAAGGGCGTGCACCACTGCGTGTTCTGCGATGGTTACGAGCAGCGCGACCGGGCCTGGGGGCTTCTGGTGAAGGACCTTTCCGCCTTGGAGCATGCGCCTTTGTTCAGGGGGTGGACCGCGGATCTCACGGTCTTCACCCAGGGCCTGCCGGTTCCGGAAGCGGATCTGGCCAGGCTCGGTGAGCAGGGAGTTCGCGTCGAGAGCCGGCCTATTCGGGAGATTCGCGGCGGCTCCGGGGACCATCGGCTCGCCGGTCTGCTTCTGGAAGACGGCACGGAATTGCCGATCGAGACTTTCTGGGTGGCTCCTGATCAGCGTCAGCCCCCCCTAGTGGAGTCCTTGGGTTTGGATCTCCGGGAGGATGGAGCGGTCCAGCGCTCGGAAACCTGTGAAACCAGCAAGCCCGGCATCTTTGCCGCCGGGGACCTGAGCGCGGGGCGCATGCAGCAGGCGATTTTGGCGGCAGCGGATGGATCGCGGGCGGCTTTTTCCATCATCAGGGAGCTCATGGTTCGCTCCCGCGC
- a CDS encoding LysR family transcriptional regulator yields the protein MIDDLRSLRAFIVTAEELNFRRAAERLHMSQPPLSRMIAGLEESLETKLFERSTRSVNLTTAGIRFYKEALALLEQADGLARRMKSESQARRRRFPIGCTAAAYCTEFPRMVARLRELHADMEIELHEMNSDAQLDALAATKIDAGIVLLPAAQPELEFAPFARIRMQMALPAAHPMADLREPVALADLRRDVFIVHTREENPAMYHEILHHCAKAGFRPKTLTKKKGQNCMAMVASGAGVHFTAATGRCTSVEGVKFVPLAGEAPVLEMALAWRKGDEMPAIASLRSLIPGS from the coding sequence ATGATCGACGACCTCCGCTCCCTGCGCGCCTTCATCGTCACGGCGGAAGAGCTGAACTTCCGTCGGGCGGCAGAGCGGCTGCACATGTCCCAGCCGCCGCTGAGCCGGATGATCGCGGGCCTGGAGGAAAGCCTCGAGACGAAGCTCTTCGAGAGAAGCACGCGCTCGGTCAACCTGACCACCGCGGGGATCCGCTTTTACAAGGAAGCGCTCGCCCTGCTGGAGCAAGCGGACGGACTGGCCCGCCGGATGAAAAGCGAATCACAGGCGCGGCGGCGACGCTTCCCGATCGGCTGCACCGCAGCCGCTTACTGCACCGAGTTCCCGCGCATGGTGGCGCGGCTCCGCGAGCTTCACGCGGACATGGAGATCGAGCTTCACGAGATGAACTCGGACGCCCAGCTCGATGCCCTCGCCGCGACCAAGATCGATGCCGGGATCGTCCTGCTACCGGCGGCTCAGCCGGAATTGGAGTTCGCCCCCTTCGCCCGCATCCGCATGCAGATGGCGCTCCCAGCCGCTCACCCGATGGCCGATCTCCGCGAGCCGGTGGCCCTCGCCGACCTGAGGCGGGACGTATTCATCGTCCACACCCGCGAGGAGAACCCGGCGATGTATCACGAGATCCTGCACCACTGCGCGAAGGCAGGCTTCCGGCCCAAGACGCTGACCAAGAAGAAGGGGCAGAACTGCATGGCAATGGTCGCCTCCGGAGCGGGTGTCCACTTCACCGCGGCCACCGGCCGCTGCACCAGTGTGGAGGGAGTGAAATTCGTGCCGCTGGCCGGGGAAGCGCCGGTGCTGGAGATGGCACTCGCTTGGCGGAAGGGCGACGAGATGCCCGCGATTGCAAGCCTGCGGAGCCTGATTCCCGGCAGCTGA